The Gracilibacillus caseinilyticus genome segment TTTTTTATAGCTGCCTGCACGGTTTGCCTAGAATTTGTACCGATCATCTTCATAGCGGTATTAACCGTTAGATAAAATATATTTCCGTAACGTTTACTTGTCATAAGCATGGCGTAAGCTAACTGCTTTTGTCGGAACGTTCCACTATTTAAAACGGCTAATATCTCGGATTTGTGTATCTTCACAGGTCTGTCGGACCCTGCTACCGTTTTATCCTGATCGAATACGTAGTCAACTAATCTAACCGCCTCTTTATGCCAATATTCCGGCGTACTTCCTTCGCTAAAATAATCTTTCGGCGTATTGTGAAGTATTTCGAGAATAACCTCGACCGTCTCTTCGCGTTCCCAGCCTTGCGTATTTCCGAAACAAGCTAACGTATAGGTTACCTTGTGACGGCTCCCACTTTCCGTAAGGCGTCCGGTTTCGATTATCTTAGCTGCCTTATGCAATGCACCCGATAAGTCTATAGCGTTAACGGTTACGTCCGTAGTTGCGACAACCTCTTCAAACTCCGTTATTTGTTCGTTAGTTAGGTTTATCTTAGAATCGGTTACAATCTCGGACGACATAGGCTCAATCGCAAGGAAATAGTCGTAAGAGTCGCCTTCGTCGAACGGCTCTAACGTTTCATTGTCGACAAACAAGCAACGCCTACCGGTCTTCTGGTGCGTTCCTAACGGTAGCTTAACCCCTTGCGTCCATGAAGGTCGGAACTCGATTTCCCCTTCCGGTAGTTTTCCAACGCTAATAACAACCGATTGATAGAACGCTTTCAATTCTTCGACTTTAACTTGATCTTTAAAGAATAGGTCGACGTGATAACCTTTATTTCCGGAATAGCTTACGTGAATGTTATCTCGTTCGATCTCGTATTCCGTTTCAAGTACGTAAGCAAGTCTTAACGTTATCCATCGTGACATAGATTCGTTACTACAATCGACGTCGAACGTTATAAACTTACTGAAATAACCTCCGGCGAAAACTCCATATGTTAGATCA includes the following:
- a CDS encoding TOTE conflict system archaeo-eukaryotic primase domain-containing protein codes for the protein MEQPIKQLVAKFNELYIQTRSKYLVQFPESKYITLTHAPDNKVVKLNDSMLNTHLKGDLTYGVFAGGYFSKFITFDVDCSNESMSRWITLRLAYVLETEYEIERDNIHVSYSGNKGYHVDLFFKDQVKVEELKAFYQSVVISVGKLPEGEIEFRPSWTQGVKLPLGTHQKTGRRCLFVDNETLEPFDEGDSYDYFLAIEPMSSEIVTDSKINLTNEQITEFEEVVATTDVTVNAIDLSGALHKAAKIIETGRLTESGSRHKVTYTLACFGNTQGWEREETVEVILEILHNTPKDYFSEGSTPEYWHKEAVRLVDYVFDQDKTVAGSDRPVKIHKSEILAVLNSGTFRQKQLAYAMLMTSKRYGNIFYLTVNTAMKMIGTNSRQTVQAAIKKLIESGFIEYHRKAEVDRARSLEIGQVRYKPNKYRLAFDKPKEDEESVKVTKEEDMIEVALKLCTVTEIRKHVKRYEFESRWREYVPV